Below is a window of Halomicrobium mukohataei DSM 12286 DNA.
GCGTCCCGCAGTTCGCGTTCGGCGTCGGTCTCGGCCGTGAGTTCGGGGACACCGGTCGGCTCGCCGTCGTCGAGCGCGACGAAGACGAAGTGGCCTTCGGTCGTGACCTCCGTCTCGCCGGTCGTCGGATTCTCTCGTTCGGCGCGCACGCGGACGCGGACGCTCGTCCGTCCGGAGTCGTAGACGTACGCCTCCGTGAGCGCGGTGTCGCCGACGGGGATCGGGCGACGGAAGTTCAGTCCGTCCATCCGGGCGGTCACGCAGGGGTGGCCGGCAAAGCGCATCGCCGACATCGCGCCGATCTCGTCGAGCCACTTCATCACGATCCCACCGTGTGCGGTGTCGTAGTTGTTGGCGTGGTTGGGCTGGACGCGGTAGCGGTTCGTCAGATGGGTCGAAGCCAGCGTCGGCATGCGAGGCGCTTCGAGAGAAGCGGGGAAAAAGGCGCGGCTGTCGACTGTGTGTTGGCCGACAGCTTCGCCGCCCGTAGCGGCGAAGCGCTCCGCGAGGCGACGGTCGGCAGTGTCAGACCGCGACGCGCTCGACGCCGGGCTCGATCTCCTCGGTCTCGTAGTCGGACTCGCTCTCGCCCCGGCGCTGGCGGAGCCAGCGTGCGGCCAGCCCGATCGTCACGACAGCGGCGACGAGCCCGAGGAGCCACAGCGCTGAATTGCCGCCCGCGTCCGCCGTCGCCGAGTCGGCGACCGGTTCGTCCGGCTCGCTCGCGGGTTCGGCGTCGGTGGTCTCGTCTCCCAGGGGGTCCGCGACGTTGATCTCGAACAGGGTGACGTTGTCGAATGCCATACGAGAACCGAGGAGTGCCAGCGTCTTATATATACACCAACAGGAGCGAGTCCCACTGTGGATCGATCACGTGATGTGGATGGCGGGCTTGTTCGGCCGGGCTCTGTGTGCCTGCTCGCCGTCGGGCTCGGCTCGCCTGACGACCACGTCCGCGTCGAACTCCTCGGCGAACAGCCACGACGCCTGTTCCAGCACCGTCAGCTCCCGCTCGGGAGCCAGCACTGGCTCGAACCCGCCCGAACGGTCGGCCAGCTCGGCCGCGTAGTCGGCCGCCGCCTCGGTGCCGGGCACGGCGTCGGCGTCCATGATACGACCGACGACCGCCCCGTCTGCCGGCTGTCCCGCGGGTGTACTGCCGTCCCGAGAGCGACGGCTCCCCTCGCTCGCGGTCGAGTCTGGCTCCTGGTTCACCTCGCGAGCGATCTCGTAGGCGCGATAGCTCCAGTCGGGCGCGACGACGAGCTCGATCTCGTCTGGATCGGTGATCTCGACCACGTCGGTGATCTCGCGCACGTCAGCGAGCGTCGTCCGGACGAGTTCGCGCTCGGTGCGGTAGTCGGGGATGTCGTGCAGCGGCGTGGGCCAGTCGGCACCGGCGATCAGCCCCTCGCCGTCCAGCGCGGACCACAGCTCCTCGGCCAGATAGGGGGCGAGCGGCGCGAGCAGTTTCGTCAGCACGCGCAGCCCCCGACTGTACGCGAAGCGGTACGGGGTCTCGTACTCGCGGTAGCGTCGCAGCAACTGGGCGAACTGCTGGAGTTCGGTGACGACCCGGTGGAAGCGAAAGCGGTCGTACTCGTCGGTGACCGCGGCGATCGTCCGATCGATCTCCCGTTCGAGGTAGGCGTCGTGCGGTCTGCTCTCGGTCCGACCGCCGGCACCGTCGGTGAACGACAGCACCATCCGGTACACGTCCTGCTGGAACTCGTAGGCGTTGCTCACGTCCGTCGCCGTCCACTCGAAGTCCTGGCCGGGGTGTGCCGCCGAGAGGACGAACAGCCGCGTGGTCTCCGCGCCGTACTCGTGGGGAGCCACGTCGTTGCCCTTCGACTTGGACATCTTCTCGCCGCCGTGCAACACCGTCCCCTGGTTGACCAGCCGGTCGACGGGCTCGCGCCGGTCGAGCAGACCCAGGTCCGCCAGCGCGCGGGTGAAAAAGCGGATGTACAGCAGGTGAAGCACCGCGTGCTCGTCGCCACCGACGTACACGTCGACCGGGAGCCAGTCGTCGGCGACCTCGTTCTCGAAGGGAGCCGTCGAGAGGTCGGGGTTCA
It encodes the following:
- a CDS encoding acyl-CoA thioesterase; translation: MPTLASTHLTNRYRVQPNHANNYDTAHGGIVMKWLDEIGAMSAMRFAGHPCVTARMDGLNFRRPIPVGDTALTEAYVYDSGRTSVRVRVRAERENPTTGETEVTTEGHFVFVALDDGEPTGVPELTAETDAERELRDAALADAETDGNSS